Proteins encoded in a region of the Methylosinus trichosporium OB3b genome:
- the uppP gene encoding undecaprenyl-diphosphatase UppP: MASACTAGLDTGFIELGYAKVAALGVVQGITELLPISSTAHMRIVPALLGWKDPGSAFSAAMQLAALAAVVSYFWGDIRSLAIGSTRALLRRDFRDWSFRFVVWIALATIPIVIAGIALSHTLNACGSPLRSLPVIGISCLVMAALLAIAELYCNHSRTLDHVSLKDALIVGFAQVGALIPGVSRSGSTLTAALFLDLKREQAAQFSFLLGLPTITVAGVKELYELYKAHLDAQGWSLLAVGLVVASISAFAAIWGLLRILERFSAWPFVAYRAFIGIVLLVGASTGLLV, from the coding sequence ATGGCCTCGGCTTGCACCGCCGGACTGGACACTGGCTTCATCGAGCTCGGCTACGCCAAGGTCGCGGCGCTCGGCGTCGTCCAGGGCATAACCGAGCTCTTGCCCATCTCTTCCACCGCTCATATGCGCATCGTGCCGGCCCTGCTCGGCTGGAAGGACCCGGGCTCGGCTTTCTCCGCGGCGATGCAGCTCGCGGCCCTCGCCGCCGTCGTCAGCTATTTTTGGGGCGACATCCGCTCGCTCGCGATCGGCTCGACGCGGGCGCTGCTGCGGCGGGATTTCCGCGATTGGAGCTTCCGCTTCGTCGTCTGGATCGCGCTGGCGACCATTCCAATCGTAATCGCCGGCATCGCCCTCTCGCACACGCTCAACGCCTGCGGCTCGCCGCTGCGCAGCCTGCCGGTCATCGGCATCTCCTGCCTCGTCATGGCGGCGCTGCTCGCCATCGCCGAGCTCTATTGCAACCATTCGCGCACCCTCGATCATGTGAGCCTCAAGGACGCGCTGATCGTGGGCTTCGCCCAGGTCGGCGCGCTCATCCCCGGCGTCTCCCGCTCCGGCTCGACGCTGACCGCCGCCCTGTTTCTCGATTTGAAGCGCGAGCAGGCGGCGCAATTCTCCTTCCTGCTCGGCCTGCCGACGATCACCGTCGCAGGCGTGAAGGAACTCTACGAGCTCTACAAGGCGCATCTCGACGCGCAGGGCTGGTCGTTGCTCGCCGTCGGGCTCGTCGTCGCCTCCATTTCCGCCTTTGCGGCGATCTGGGGGCTGCTGCGTATCCTCGAGCGCTTCTCGGCCTGGCCCTTCGTCGCCTATCGGGCTTTCATCGGGATCGTGCTGCTCGTCGGCGCCTCGACGGGCCTGCTCGTCTGA
- a CDS encoding GNAT family N-acetyltransferase — protein MVKIASSIRHAGPGDAEAITHVHDLSWRDAYRGVIPGGELERMIARRGPQWWARAIVRGSGILVLEFGRPIVGYVTYGRNRVPSMPYSGEIFEIYLLPEYQGLGFGRELFNAARQELAEHGYLSTVVWALADNDKALGFYRRLGGLPIRQAEERFGDDMLTRVAFGFVSAPVR, from the coding sequence ATGGTCAAGATCGCCTCCTCCATTCGCCATGCCGGACCCGGCGACGCCGAGGCGATCACCCATGTACATGATCTTTCATGGCGTGACGCCTATCGTGGCGTGATTCCGGGCGGCGAGCTCGAGCGGATGATCGCTCGCCGCGGACCCCAATGGTGGGCGCGGGCGATCGTGCGCGGCAGCGGCATTCTGGTGCTGGAGTTCGGCCGCCCGATCGTCGGCTATGTCACCTATGGGCGCAATCGCGTCCCCTCCATGCCCTATTCGGGCGAGATCTTCGAGATCTATCTGCTGCCGGAATATCAGGGCCTCGGCTTCGGCCGTGAATTGTTCAACGCCGCCCGGCAGGAGCTGGCGGAGCACGGCTATCTTTCCACGGTCGTCTGGGCGCTCGCCGACAATGACAAAGCGCTCGGCTTCTATCGCCGGCTCGGCGGACTGCCGATCCGTCAGGCGGAGGAGCGCTTCGGAGACGATATGCTGACGCGCGTCGCGTTCGGATTCGTCTCCGCGCCCGTCCGCTGA
- the ppa gene encoding inorganic diphosphatase, which yields MRLDAIQIGANPPFEVNVVIEVPLGGEPIKYELDKASGTLVVDRFLYTSMRYPGNYGFIPHTLSEDGDPCDVLVANTRPIAPGALIAVRPIGVLYMRDEAGGDEKIIAVPAPKLTKRYEKVETYTDLPEITTRQIEHFFAHYKDLEPGKWVESAGWGDADAARKIIVEAIERAKKE from the coding sequence ATGCGTCTCGACGCCATCCAAATCGGCGCCAATCCTCCGTTCGAAGTCAATGTCGTGATCGAAGTGCCGCTCGGCGGCGAGCCGATCAAATATGAGCTGGACAAGGCCTCGGGGACCCTGGTCGTCGACCGCTTCCTCTACACGTCCATGCGCTATCCGGGCAATTACGGCTTCATTCCGCATACTCTGTCGGAGGACGGCGATCCATGCGACGTGCTGGTCGCCAACACGCGGCCGATCGCGCCCGGCGCCCTCATCGCCGTGCGTCCGATCGGCGTGCTCTACATGCGCGACGAGGCCGGCGGCGACGAGAAGATCATCGCCGTGCCGGCCCCCAAGCTCACCAAGCGCTACGAGAAGGTCGAGACCTACACCGACCTGCCGGAGATCACGACCCGCCAGATCGAGCATTTCTTCGCCCACTACAAGGACCTCGAGCCCGGCAAATGGGTCGAGTCCGCCGGCTGGGGCGACGCCGACGCGGCGCGCAAGATCATCGTCGAAGCGATCGAGCGTGCGAAGAAGGAATGA
- a CDS encoding DUF1636 family protein, translating into MSDKMTVYICTVCRQKDEPEVRPGQQLVERLEARLTPQDREIIAVETVECLGVCTRPCTLAMAAPGKWTIVLGDFDAEKDVEDLVQSLHLYAASENGRVPKKDRPEAFRRGGVSRTPPPPK; encoded by the coding sequence ATGTCCGATAAGATGACCGTCTATATCTGCACCGTGTGCCGTCAGAAGGACGAGCCCGAGGTGCGGCCCGGCCAGCAGCTCGTCGAGCGGCTGGAGGCGCGGCTGACGCCGCAGGATCGCGAGATCATCGCGGTGGAAACCGTCGAATGTCTCGGCGTCTGCACGAGGCCCTGCACGCTGGCCATGGCCGCGCCGGGTAAATGGACTATCGTGCTCGGCGATTTCGACGCCGAGAAAGATGTCGAGGACCTCGTCCAGTCCCTGCATCTCTACGCCGCCTCGGAAAACGGCCGCGTGCCGAAGAAGGATCGCCCCGAGGCCTTCCGCAGGGGCGGCGTGTCGCGCACGCCGCCGCCGCCGAAGTGA
- a CDS encoding PepSY-associated TM helix domain-containing protein, giving the protein MTRAFFVWLHRWVGLTMAVFLIIVGLTGSLLAFLPELDHLLAPQVHPGAHPGIELDPATLLRRAEALAPEALVNAAYLGEPGVAHIGVEPKPDGKPLAFDGLILDRVTGEELGRLKWGGLPTTAAAIMPFVYSLHYELAMGTVGAWILGLIALAWTIDCFVGFYLTLPPPGQGKARSGWLARWKPAWLVKLRGSFYRINFDLHRASGLWLWAALLIFAWSSVYWNLTSVYTKATSLVFEYEPSVWARDFKIDPPPGKALLPWEEAQAIGARLMDEQARANGFTVEALNAFYLLRDKGLYQYRVRSTRDIGDKGGGTYVLVNAYTGEFVGLDMPSGQHTGNTITSWLAALHMAAVFGMPYRIFVSVLGVVIAMLSGTGVYIWWKKRKARVGRKAGATARAFEAIDA; this is encoded by the coding sequence ATGACTCGCGCATTTTTTGTCTGGTTGCATCGCTGGGTCGGACTGACCATGGCGGTCTTTCTCATCATCGTCGGATTGACGGGCAGCCTGCTCGCCTTTCTGCCCGAGCTGGACCATCTGCTCGCGCCGCAAGTGCATCCGGGGGCTCACCCGGGAATCGAGCTCGACCCCGCGACGCTGCTGCGGCGGGCCGAGGCTCTGGCGCCGGAAGCGCTCGTCAACGCCGCTTATCTCGGCGAGCCGGGCGTCGCCCATATCGGCGTCGAGCCGAAGCCGGACGGCAAGCCGCTCGCCTTCGACGGCCTCATTCTCGACCGCGTCACCGGCGAGGAGCTCGGCCGCCTCAAATGGGGCGGCTTGCCGACGACCGCCGCCGCCATCATGCCCTTCGTCTACAGCCTGCATTACGAGCTGGCGATGGGAACGGTCGGCGCGTGGATTCTCGGGCTGATCGCGCTCGCCTGGACCATCGACTGCTTCGTCGGCTTCTATCTCACGCTGCCGCCGCCGGGCCAGGGAAAGGCCCGCAGCGGCTGGCTCGCGCGCTGGAAGCCGGCCTGGCTCGTCAAGCTGCGCGGCTCCTTCTACCGCATCAATTTCGATCTGCACCGCGCGAGCGGGCTGTGGCTGTGGGCGGCGCTGCTGATCTTCGCCTGGTCCAGCGTGTATTGGAATCTGACCAGCGTCTACACCAAGGCGACCAGCCTCGTCTTCGAATATGAGCCTTCGGTCTGGGCGCGGGATTTCAAGATCGATCCGCCGCCGGGCAAGGCGCTTCTGCCCTGGGAGGAGGCGCAGGCGATCGGCGCGCGGCTGATGGACGAGCAGGCCCGCGCCAATGGCTTCACGGTGGAGGCGCTGAACGCCTTCTATCTGCTGCGCGACAAGGGGCTTTATCAATATCGCGTGCGCTCCACGCGCGACATCGGCGACAAGGGCGGCGGAACCTATGTCCTGGTCAACGCCTATACGGGCGAATTCGTCGGCCTCGACATGCCGAGCGGCCAGCACACCGGCAACACCATCACCAGCTGGCTCGCGGCGCTGCATATGGCCGCCGTCTTCGGCATGCCCTATCGGATCTTCGTCAGCGTGCTCGGCGTCGTCATCGCCATGCTCTCGGGCACCGGAGTCTATATCTGGTGGAAGAAGCGCAAGGCGCGTGTGGGCCGCAAAGCGGGTGCGACGGCGCGAGCGTTCGAGGCGATCGACGCCTGA
- a CDS encoding TonB-dependent siderophore receptor: MFRTLLQSGASAGALMLALASAQAQEALPEIDIAAAGGGRGASTGPAAKGSQKDPSAYKVWNASSGTKTDTPIMDTPINIQVVPRQVLDDQQAVVIEEATRNVSNVFVAPYNGFQGGWNIRGFLEYAYYQDGVRVNPFTPLPPRDTVDVQQVEVVKGPSSILYGRMQPGGLVEVTTKKPQAEPHYEMQQLIGSYNEYRTTLSMTGPLNEDKTLLYRLDAAYQNADSFREGLHNNHIYVAPKITFEPTQDTSATVYLQFYRGRDAQDTGIPGIYSSGVPKSWNSVGAVPRSRTFGSYDAALLTKSEFRFGYHFSHAFDSDWKIVHRLDIDLRDVPNPWVDVYNPDPANCSPASCPLARDFYMFNVQEQNYFTSLELTGHFDTFGLAHTLLVGADGYKTNDDYNWTANFSGVPSTDLYSPTRMDLRRFATAAAEWAEHDIYRESWYGVYMQDQVKLPFDFQLLTGFRYDSARNSTAFTSFYPAYSSSSSSLAADAVKPRVALLWRPLPQLSLYGNYVEGFGMSNGVSTSLTPLPPEQARQWEGGAKVELLDGRLSATASYFDIVKSNVRSPVLGAGQAFGVSEVSGAVRNSGVEFDVQGQVTPELKIIGSYANIDSRIISDIQGGKVGNHWWGVPRNAGSLWAVYEPDFEPLRGFAFGAGFVARGTMEVDKANSFALPAYTVVDLMGRYSLEVEKRKITFQLNVKNLGDVTYYTTSGGTANFIPGAPRTFRGSVKVEF; this comes from the coding sequence ATGTTCCGCACTCTGCTACAGTCCGGCGCCTCCGCCGGAGCGCTCATGCTCGCCCTCGCCTCCGCCCAAGCGCAGGAGGCTCTGCCCGAGATCGATATCGCGGCCGCCGGCGGCGGCCGCGGCGCCTCGACTGGCCCGGCGGCGAAAGGCAGCCAGAAGGATCCATCCGCCTACAAGGTCTGGAACGCCAGCTCGGGAACGAAGACCGACACGCCGATCATGGACACGCCCATCAATATTCAGGTGGTGCCGCGGCAGGTCCTCGATGATCAGCAAGCCGTGGTGATCGAGGAGGCGACGCGCAACGTCAGCAACGTCTTCGTCGCGCCCTATAACGGATTTCAGGGCGGATGGAATATTCGCGGCTTCCTCGAATACGCCTATTATCAGGATGGCGTCCGCGTCAATCCGTTCACGCCTCTGCCGCCGCGCGACACGGTCGACGTGCAGCAGGTGGAAGTCGTCAAGGGGCCGTCCTCGATCCTCTACGGCCGCATGCAGCCGGGCGGCCTCGTCGAGGTGACGACGAAGAAGCCGCAGGCCGAGCCGCATTACGAGATGCAGCAGCTCATCGGCTCCTACAATGAATATCGCACCACATTGAGCATGACGGGCCCGCTCAATGAGGACAAGACGCTGCTCTATCGCCTCGACGCCGCCTATCAGAACGCCGACTCGTTTCGCGAGGGGCTGCACAATAATCACATCTATGTCGCGCCGAAGATCACTTTCGAGCCGACGCAGGACACCTCGGCGACCGTCTATCTGCAATTCTATCGCGGTCGCGACGCCCAGGACACCGGCATTCCCGGGATCTACAGCTCCGGCGTCCCGAAGTCGTGGAATTCGGTCGGGGCGGTTCCGAGGTCGCGCACCTTCGGCTCCTATGACGCGGCGCTGCTGACCAAGTCGGAGTTCCGCTTCGGCTATCATTTCTCGCACGCCTTCGATAGCGACTGGAAGATCGTCCATCGACTGGATATCGATCTCCGCGACGTTCCGAACCCATGGGTCGACGTTTATAATCCCGACCCGGCCAATTGCTCGCCGGCGTCCTGCCCGCTCGCGCGGGACTTCTATATGTTCAACGTTCAGGAGCAGAATTATTTCACCAGTCTCGAGCTCACGGGCCATTTCGACACATTCGGCCTCGCGCATACGCTGCTCGTCGGCGCCGACGGCTACAAGACCAACGACGATTACAATTGGACCGCCAATTTCTCCGGCGTCCCTTCGACCGATCTCTATTCTCCGACGCGCATGGATTTGCGGCGATTTGCGACCGCGGCGGCGGAATGGGCCGAACACGACATCTATCGCGAGAGCTGGTACGGCGTTTATATGCAGGATCAGGTGAAGCTGCCCTTCGACTTTCAGCTCCTGACCGGCTTCCGCTATGATTCGGCGCGCAACTCGACCGCATTCACCTCCTTTTATCCGGCCTATTCCAGCTCGTCGTCCTCGCTCGCGGCCGACGCCGTGAAGCCGCGAGTCGCTCTGTTGTGGCGGCCACTCCCGCAACTGAGCCTCTATGGCAATTATGTCGAGGGCTTCGGAATGAGCAATGGCGTGAGCACGTCGCTCACGCCGCTGCCGCCGGAGCAGGCGCGGCAATGGGAAGGCGGCGCGAAGGTGGAGCTGCTCGACGGCAGATTGTCGGCGACGGCCTCCTATTTCGACATCGTCAAGAGCAATGTGCGCTCGCCGGTTCTCGGTGCCGGCCAAGCTTTCGGCGTCTCGGAGGTCTCCGGCGCCGTGCGCAACTCGGGCGTCGAATTCGACGTTCAAGGACAGGTGACTCCCGAGCTGAAGATCATCGGCAGCTACGCCAATATCGACTCGCGGATCATTTCCGACATTCAGGGCGGCAAGGTCGGCAATCATTGGTGGGGCGTGCCGCGCAACGCCGGCAGCCTGTGGGCCGTCTATGAGCCGGATTTCGAGCCGCTGCGGGGCTTCGCCTTCGGCGCGGGATTCGTCGCGCGCGGGACGATGGAGGTCGACAAGGCGAACAGCTTCGCTCTGCCAGCCTATACGGTCGTCGATCTCATGGGGCGCTATAGCTTGGAGGTCGAGAAGCGGAAGATCACTTTCCAGCTGAACGTCAAGAATCTCGGCGACGTGACCTATTACACGACCTCCGGCGGGACGGCGAATTTCATCCCCGGCGCGCCGCGCACGTTCCGTGGCTCGGTGAAAGTGGAGTTCTGA